In Schistocerca nitens isolate TAMUIC-IGC-003100 chromosome 10, iqSchNite1.1, whole genome shotgun sequence, a single window of DNA contains:
- the LOC126210448 gene encoding ATP synthase subunit s, mitochondrial has protein sequence MLFLNSSSALGRLCSTMVPSGSHLVGASAKRTFYHWLNKIWNNVDTERIKAVGPDRACAEWLMKNGASIKWASEKDYVTDYNKLAAAGEKQYIEEIDASHSSIMGYGFPYFEGCNHIKFIRLHKCHNIDDDALASLAILKRSLKHLQVSSCGNVTDKGITSLVALENLNTLILFNLPGVKDKEKTVNFLKAGLKSCMIDYK, from the exons ATGTTATTTCTTAACAG CTCGAGTGCATTAGGCAGACTATGCAGCACCATGGTGCCATCAGGTTCCCACTTAGTAGGAGCCTCTGCAAAAAGAACGTTTTACCACTGGttaaataaaatttggaataatgTCGATACGGAACGAATAAAAGCCGTTGGGCCGGACAGGGCGTGTGCCGAATGGTTGATGAAAAATGGGGCTTCCATCAAATGGGCCTCAGAAAAGGACTATGTAACAGATTATAACAAATTAGCAGCAGCAGGGGAAAAACAATATATTGAAGAAATCGATGCATCACATTCTAGCATTATGGGTTATGGATTTCCCTATTTTGAAGGATGCAACCACATTAAATTTATAAGACTACACAAATGTCACAACATAGATGACGACGCCTTAGCATCATTAGCGATTTTAAAGCGTTCATTAAAACATTTGCAAGTTAGCTCTTGCGGGAACGTTACGGATAAAGGTATTACTTCACTTGTGGCTTTGGAAAATTTGAATACATTGATACTTTttaatttgcctggtgtaaaagataaagaaaaaactgttaattttttgaAGGCTGGACTGAAATCCTGTATGATTGATTACAAGTAA